TCGACCTCCTGACGCATCCCGACGATTCCGACCTGCTCGGTCACTGGCGCGCCGTTGGCGTCGGTGACCACGCGCCCGGCATCATCGGTGACCGCGCGGGGAACCGCGATGGGCGTCATGGTCAGTGTTCGCGGCGAGCCGTCGCGTTCCACGACGAGGCTGATCTGCTGGGCGGGTGAGTTCTGGATGACCTCGAACACCTCGGCGAACGTCTCGACGGGCCGACCGTTCACCGCGACGACGACATCGCCCGGCTGCATGCCCGCGGCTGCGGCCGGGGCGACCGGGTCGTCGGCGCCGCACTCGGTGCGCCCTGCATCCGCCGGGATGATGCACTCGCTGACGCTGGAGACGGTGGTGGTCGCCGTCTGCACGCCGATGCCGGAGAGCAGGATCGCGAACAGCACGATCGCGAACAGCAGATTCATCACCGGTCCGCCGAGCATGATCACGACGCGCTTGAAGACCGGGAGCTTGTAGAAGACGTGCTCGTCCTCGTCGGTCAGCAGCGTCTCGTCGTTGGCGGCACGCGCATCCTGCACCATCGTGGCGAAGAAGCCGCCGCCGGCCCGCCCGGCGCGCTGCCGCCCGGGCACGGCACGCGCGGTGTCCTTCGGTGACGGCGGGTACATCCCCGCCATCGAGATGTAGCCGCCGAGCGGGATCGCCTTGAAGCCGTATTCGGTCGAGCCGATGCGACGCGACCAGATCGTCGGCCCGAAGCCGATCATGTACTGGCCGACACGGACGCCGAACTTCTTGGCGGGGACGAGGTGCCCGAGCTCGTGGAGCGCGATCGAGACGGCGAGTCCTACGACCAGCAGGACGACGCCGATGACGAATGCGAGAACGCTCACACGCACACGCTACCCCCGCCGTGCTTTGAATCAGCCCGGAGTGCTGGGGGCAGCACGCCGGGAACGCACTGCCGAGAGCGGGAAGAGCAGAATGGGGCACATGGCCGCTCCGCACCGCCCGGGTCTCCGGGTCGCGCCGGGGATCATCATCCCCGAGGCGGAGCTGTCCTGGCGGTTCTCACGATCGTCCGGTCCGGGCGGCCAGGGGGTCAACACCGCCGACTCCCGAGTGGAACTGCTGTGGGATGCCGCGGGCTCGAACATCCTCTCCCCGTCGCAGCGCGAGCGTCTCCTCGATCGTCTGCGCGGGCGCCTCGTGGACGGCGTCATCGTGATCGCAGCATCCGAGCATCGCTCTCAGCTGCGCAACCGCGACGCGGCGCGAGCGCGTCTTGCCGCCATCGTGGCCGACGCGCTCAGACCGCCGGCTCCTGTCCGGCGACCGACCGCGCCGAGCCGCGGCGCGAAGAAGCGACGGCTCGAAGCAAAGCGTCGCCGTACCGACCTCAAGCAGCTGCGCCGGCCGCCGACCGACTGATCGCGTGCCGCTCAGTCGCGCGGCAGCGCCCGATGCGCCCTCCAGGCGCGGAGCATGTCGACGTGCGCGCCACCCGGGTGGTCGGCGTGCCAGCGCCGCGAGAAGCGATTGAGCTCGAACTGCTCGGCCGGCTCGGCGTCCGAGCGCCGCGGCTCACCCCACAGCCCCGCCAGCTGATCCAGCGTGATCCCGCCCGCGGCGACGGCATCGCGCATCGTCGCATCGAATCGGAACGACGGACCGATCCGACCCCGCAGCCAGAGTCGCAGGGACTGCGTGCACCGCTGACCCGGCTCGAGGAGGGTGCTGCCGGCGAGGTGGGCAGGCAGCGCGTCCTTCCGGGCGATCCGCTGCACCGGCTGACGTCCGCGCCCGGCCAGGTGCGCCGCGATCCGCTCTCGCAGCTCGATCTTGCCGCCGCCGGTGGGCAATCCCGCCGCACGGGCCATCGTCGTGAGCTCAGACTTCAGCCAGTACCAGCGGCGCAGCGTGCGCTCATCGGCGACCTCCGTCGGTCGCGGTCTCGTCTCCTGCTCCCCCACGTCGCAACACTCCCACAGCCCTCGGACACGGCGGCGGATAGGCTGGACGGACTGCCCGCGCCCGACCCGGAGGACCCGTGACCGCTCGATCGCTGCGCGCCGTCCGCGGCGTCACCGCAGCGGCTGTCGCGACGTTTCTTGCCGCCGTCTCCCACACCCTCGGCGGCGGAACCGCCCCGTCGTTCCCTGTCATCGCCGCCGTCGTCCTGCTCGCTGCTCCCATGGCCACCGCGATCGTCGGAACCAGACTCGCCCGCTGGCGATTGGCCATCGCGGTGGCGCTGAGCCAGATCGCCTTCCACGCCGCGTTCAGCGTCGTGGCCGGCATGTCGCCGACCGGCTCGGTCACATCGATGGCGCACGACCATACGCAGTCGGCTCTGTCGTCGGCGGCCCCGTCGATGGGCGCGACCGTGGGCCCGCTCATGCTCCTGGCCCACGTGATCGCCGCGATCGTATCGATCGTGATCCTCCATCGCGGCGAGCGCGCCGCGCGGACGCTGCTGCGTCTCGTCGTCGACGTCCTCGCGGCGCGCACGCGCGAGATCGTGCCGCCCGAAGGCATGGGGATGCCTCGGCCCGCGGCATCCGTTCCGGTTCGCGTGCCGCTGACGCGGCTGTCCGAAGTCATCCTCCGGCGCGGACCACCCGTCTCTCTCGCGACCTCCTAGCGCCCGCGCATCCGCGCCGGCGCTTCTGCGCGCACCCGGCCATCGCCGGTGCGTATGCCGTCGCGCGCTGCGTCCGCAGCGCGCCGGCCGAACGAGAGATGAGACATGACCACCACTGAAACAACCCCTGCCCGCCGCGCGAGGCGCACCGGCACCGTCAGCGCCGGCCTCGCCCTGGCCGCCGGCCTCGTGCTGGCCGCGCCCCTGGCCGCCTCCGCCCATGTGACCGTCAGCCCCGACGAGGCGTCCGCGGGCGACTCCGCGGTCCTCACGTTCGCCTTCAGCCACGGCTGTGAACAGTCGCCGACGAGCTCGCTCACCATCGACGTGCCCGACGGCGTCGCCTCGATCGCGCCGCAGATCGAGCCCGGGTGGTCGATCCAACGCCTGGGAGGCAATGAGGGGATCCCTGATCAGATCGTCTTCACCGCCGACGCTCCCGTCGAATCCGGCCTGCGGGCGACCGTCACCATCCAGGTGAACTTCAGCGAGGACGTCGCAGGCGACACGGTCGCGTTCCCGGTCGTCCAGACGTGCGTGGACGGGAAGACGGAATGGACGCAGATCGCCGAGGAGGGTGAGGATCCGCACGATCTGGATGCCCCTGCGCCGACCGTCCTCGTCGCCGCCTCGACGATGGGGGACCATCGCGGCGGGGCGCCGGCCGCTCACGACGAGTCCGCGGATGACACCGCCGGCCAGGCGGCGACCGTCGACGCATCCGCCGCCGATCCGACCCCGATCGTCCTGGGCGCGGCCGGGCTCGCGCTCGGCGTCGCCGCGCTCGCTGTCGCGATCATCGCGCTGCGCCGCACACGGTCCCGGATGCTCCCCCGGAACTGACCCGAGCCGATCGCGCGGATGGTGTCGACGCACCATCCGCGCGGTCGGGCCGCGTACGCGGCGCCGCCGGGACCGGATGAGAAGATGGATGCGCCATGGCGATCGACCCCTCACCCAACCTGCCCCCCGTGCTGCGACCGGACTCACCGCCGGCGCACTCACTGGAGGCGCTCGCGGCGCGGTTCGCGCGGGAGACCCGCGGACAGCTGACCGGAACCGAGCTCACCGGGATCACGCTGGCCACAGCCGATCTGCTCCCGGGCGACGTGTTCGTCGCCGTCCAGGGCGTGAACCGGCACGGCGCGGAATTCGCCGCGACCGCGGCGGAGAAAGGTGCGGTCGCGGTGGTCACCGATGCCGCCGGCGCCGATGTCGCCGAATCGACCGGACTGCCGGTGCTCGTCGTCGATGACCCGCGCGGCATCCTCGGCGAGCTCTCGGCGTGGGTCTACAGCACCGGCCGCGACGATTCCCTGCCGATCCTGTTCGGCACCACCGGCACGAACGGCAAGACCAGCGTCTCCCACCTGCTGGAAGGGATCCTCGGTCAGCTCGGCGCGGTCACCGGTCTGTCCTCGACTGCGGAGCGCCACATCGCGGGGCACACCATCGTGTCGCGCCTCACCACGCCCGAGGCGTACGAGATGCACGCGCTGCTCGCACTCATGCGGGAACGGGGCGTCGAGGCCGTTGCTGTGGAGGTGAGCGCGCAGGCGCTCAGCCGGCGGCGCGTGGACGGCATCGTGTTCGATGTCGCCGGCTTCACGAACCTCTCCCACGACCACCTCGACGACTACGCCGACATGCGCGAGTACTTCGAGGCGAAGCTGCCGCTGTTCAGACCCGACCGGGCGCGCCGTGCGGTCATCTGCCTCGACTCGTCCTTCGCCCCGGAGGTCGTGCAGCGCTGCGAAGTGCCCTCCGTGACCATCGGAACGCCCGCCATCGCGGCGGATCCGGCGAGTGCGGGCCAGGCGGACTGGATCGTGGAGATCCTCGACGAGCGGCCTGGAGGCACCGAATTCCGCCTCATCGCGCGCGACGGACGATCGCTCACGACGGTGGTTCCGGTGATCGGGCGTCACATGGCGGCGAACGCCGGCCTTGCGATCGTGATGATCCTCGAGGGCGGATACGCGTGGGACGCACTGGTCGCCGCGCTGGACGGCGGCCGCATCGATGCCTACCTGCCCGGCCGGACACAGCTGGTCTCCGGCGACCGTGGCCCCGCCGTGTACGTAGATTTCGGTCACTCCCCCGATGCATTCGAGAAGACGCTCGCTGCGATCCGCCGTGTGACACCGGGCCGGGTGCTGATGCTGTTCGGCGCCGACGGCGACCGCGACGCGACGAAGCGACACGACATGGGCCGCACCGCCGTCGAGGGCAGCGACATCCTGGTCGTCACCGATCATCATCCTCGTTTCGAGGACATCGCCTCCATCCGCGCCACGCTCATCGAGGGAGCCCGCAGAGCACGTCCGGACGCGGAGATCCACGAGTACTCGCCGCCGGAACGGGCGATCGTGGAGGCGGTCGCGCTTGTCGGAGACGGCGACGCGATCCTCTGGGCGGGGCCGGGTCATCAGGACTATCGCGACATCCGTGGCGTACGCACGCCGTACTCCGCGCGCGAACTGGCCCGGCGCGCGCTCCGTGACGCCGGCTGGCCCGTGCCCGAGCCGCACTGGCCAGTGCCCTATCCGGACTAATCCGGCCTATCGGCCCGAACGCCGCCGCACATCAGACCTGCGCGATCGCGCGGTCCGCAGCATCCCGAGCCCAGCCTTCCGTCTCGGCCAGCGACTCGCGCGTCAGCGCCTGCGGCGGCTCGTGCGCGTCGACGACGCGCTCGATCAGGTCGACGATCCCGGTGAAGGGCAGGCGTCCGTCGTGGAAGGCGTCCACAGCCTGCTCGTTGGCGGCGTTGAACACCGCCGGGTAGGTGCCTCCGGCGCGACCGACGCGCTTGGCCAATCGCATTGCGGGGAAGGCGTCGTCATCGAGTGGTTCGAAGGTCCAGGATGCCGCAACCGTCCAATCGAGAGGCGTGCCCACGCCTCCCACCCGGTTCGGCCAGTCCAGTCCGAGCGAGATGGGCAGGCGCATGTCGGGCGGTGATGCCTGTGCGATCGTCGACCCGTCGACGAACTCGACCATGGAGTGCACGACCGACTGCGGGTGCACGACGACGTCGATGTCGGCGTAGGCCACGTCGAACAGGAGGTGTGCCTCGATGACTTCGAGGCCCTTGTTGACCAGGGTCGCGGAGTTGGTGGTGACGACACGGCCCATGTCCCACGTCGGGTGAGCCAGCGCCTCGGCTGGGGTGACCTCGGCCAGCGATGCACGGGAGCGCCCCCGGAACGGCCCGCCGGACGCGGTGAGCACCAGCCGCCGCACCTCGGTGCGCTCACCCGCGCGCAGCGCCTGGGCGATGGCCGAATGCTCGGAGTCGACCGGCACGATCTGACCGGGCCGTGCGATCGCGGTGACGAGGTCGCCTCCGACGATGAGCGATTCCTTGTTGGCGAGCGCGAGGGTTCGTCCGCACTCCAGGGCGGCAAGCGTCGGCCCGAGACCGACGGATCCGGTGATGCCGTTCAGGACGACGTCGGCCTCGACATCGCGGACGAGGTGTTCGGCCTCGATGGCACCGAGCGCGGTGTGCTCGACCTGGAACGCCGCGGCCTGCTCGGCGAGCGTCGCGCGGTCGGTCCCAGCGGCGAGACCGACGACGTCGAACCGGCGGGGGTTGGCGCGGATGACCTCCAGCGCCTGCGTGCCGATCGAACCGGTCGAGCCCAGAATCACCACGCGCCGCATCCCGTCAGCCTAGCGGCGGGTGCGGCGCGTGGAGGATGCGCGTGCGGGCTACTGAACGGCTGCGTGCTGGACGCCGAGGATGTCCACGACGAAGACGAGGGTCTCGCCCTTCAGATCGGCGTCGTTGATCTCACCCTCGCCGTACCCGAACTCGGGGGGGATCACCACGACGACCTGCGAGCCGACGGTCTGGCCCTCCAGCGCCTGACGGAAACCGTCGACGACGCCGGTGGTCTGGAACGACGCGGGCGTGCCCTTCTCCCAGCTGGAGTCGAAGACACTGCCGTCGGACCACTTCACGCCCGTGTACTGGACGAGCACGGTGTCGCCGGCGGCGACCGTCGGGCCGTCGCCCTTCTTCAGGGTCTCCAGCTGGACCGCGGTCGGCGCGTCGCCGCCCGGCAGCTCGATGGTCGGGGCGCCGTCGTCGGCGAGGGTCACGGCCGGCATGCCGTCCACCGGCTCCTGCGGCTCGCCCCAGGCGGCGTCGGGCACGACGTCGATGAGATCGAAGATGTACACCTCGCCGGCGTTCGGATCGCTCGGCGGGAAGGTCGCCACGACGCGGGTGCCGGGTGTCGCGCAGCCGAGCACCTGTCCGATGGGGTTGTCGGGCGAGATCTGGGCCGGCAGCACGGGGTTGTCACCGTAGCCGAGCGACCCGAGCTTCTCGCCGGTGTCGGCGCTGAACGCGGTCAGCGCGTAGGTGACCAGCTGGCCGGCCTCGACCGGATCCCCGCTGCCCTCGGTGATGACGGTCGTCTGCAGTTCGGGAATCTCCAGCGGCGTGGTGAAGGTCGCGGTGGACTCCGTGCCGAACTCCCCTTCGACCGTGACCGCGTCCGAGGCGGCTCCGCTCGGGGCTGCCGCGCTGCACAGGTCGACGACGGGAGTGGTCGAGGTCGGAGAGGCGTCCGGGGCGGCGCCGCCGGAGCAGCCCGCGAGAAGGACCGCCGACACGGCAGCGGCGGACAGGACGGCGATCGGGCGAATGCGCACGGGAAACCTCAAAGTCAACGGACGGGACCCTCCATCTTCTCGCACGCAGCCTTTGTTCCGGCTGAGAACGTGCACAGCGGTGGATCCGGGGCATGCCGGGAGGCGCATGGATTCGGGAGTACCCTCGACGGGTGACATCCGAGGAGCGACCCGACACGCCGGCGGACGAGGTCATCCCCGGCGAACCCGAGGTCCGCCGGATGGGCGCGACCTATGCCCTCGGGCGTTTCGTGATCACGCCACTGGCGCGGATGATCTACCGCCCGCACATCGAGGGACGCGCGCACGTGCCCACCACCGGCCCGGTGATCTTCGCGAGCAACCACCTGTCGTTCATCGACTCCATCGCCATCCCGGTAGCCGCCCCCCGGCCGGTGCATTTCCTCGCGAAGTCGAGCTACTTCGACGGCGAGGGGTTCTCCGGCTGGATGTCCCGCGAGTTCTTCACGGCGATCGGCGCCATTCCCGTCCAGCGCGGAGCTGGACAGGCTGCGCTGGATGCCCTCGATCAGCAGCGCCGGCTCCTGGACGAGGGCAGTGCGGTCGCGCTGTATCCCGAAGGCACGAGGTCGCTGGACGGCCGGCTGTACAAGGGCCGGACCGGTGCGGCATTCCTCGCCCTGCAGACCGGGGCGCCGGTCGTTCCGGTCGGACTCCTGGGCACGGCCGAAGTGATGCCGGTGGGAGCGCGGATGCCGTCGATGAAGCACCGCGTCACCGTGAAGTTCGGCGAACCGCTGGACGTGTCAGCGCACGGCCCGGCCGAGTCCGGCCGAGCACGGCGGCTCGCCACCGACGACATCATGGCGGCGATTCACGCGCTGTCCGGTCAGGAGCTGGCCGGCACGTACAACGAGGTCCCCGCCGCGACGCCGATCGAACGGATCAGGCAGGTGCTGCCGCACGAGCGACGCTGATCGTCGGCTCGTGGCGCACCGGGAAGTTGACCGAGTTCGCGATGAAGCACCACTCGTGGGCCTGCGCGTGGGCTGCGGCTGCTGCCTCGAGCATCGAGGTCTCGGCCACGGTCACCACCGGGTGCAGCACGACCTCGCGGAAGGCTCCGCCGCCCCGCCCGTCTTCGACCATCACCCCCGTCGCGTCGTCGTCGTAGGAGGTCACCACCACGCCCGCCTGCACGCAGGCATGCAGATACGACAGCAGGTGGCATTCGCTGAGCGCGGCCAGGAGGAGATCCTCGGGGTTCCAGCGCGTCGGATCGCCTCGGAACGGCTTGTCGGACGATGCGTGAAGGTCGGGTTTGCCGTCGATCCGGATCGTGACCGCCCGGTCGTAATCACGGTAGCCGCTCGTCCCGGTGCCGCGGTCCCCGGTCCAGGAGGCGTGCAGCCGGTAGGTGTGCTCGCCGATCATCCGCCCAGTCTGGCACGCACGGCCGACGGCCCGGCGGTCCTCCGGCGGTAGGCTGTCGAGGTGCCGCAGACCTTCCCCGTCGCCGATGCCGTGGAGCTGGCCGTCGTCGAGCGAAGCGGGTTCGTGGAGTCACGGCACGCCGGCGCGGCAATCGTCCTCGCCCCGGACGGCATCATCACGGCGACGCTCGGCGACACCGGATCGCCGATCCTGCCGCGATCGAGCCTGAAGCCGCTGCAGGCGCTCGCCTGCCTTTCGGCGGGCGCCCCGCTCGATGGCGAACGGCTCGCGCTGGCCACCGCGAGCCACTCGGGCACGGATCGCCACGTCGCGGTCGTTCGCGACATCCTCGGCACCGCGGGTGTCGGCGAAGACGCGCTCGGATGCCCGGCCGCATGGGCGGGCGACCAGCCGACCCGCGACGAGATGGTCCGCGACGGCGCACAGCCCGCCCGCATCCGGATGAACTGCTCCGGAAAGCACGCCGCGATGCTCCTCACGTGCGTCACCAACGCCTGGGATCCGGCCGGCTACCTCGACCCGCAGCATCCGCTGCAGCTGCACATCCGCGAAGTGGCCGAGCGACTGGTCGGCGAGCGATTCACCGACACTGCGGTGGACGGGTGCGGCGCCCCCGTCTACGCGATGAGTCTGGCCGGCCTCGCCAAGGCGATCCATCGGGTCGGCACCGCGTCGGAGCGGTCCCCCTTCGCGTTGCACCGCTCGGCCGGGACACTGGTGCGCGCGGTGCGCGAGCACCCGTGGACCATTGACGGCCCCGGCAGGCCCGACACTGTCGTGATCGAGCGACTCGGCGTCTTCGCGAAAGGCGGCGCCGAAGGCGTCATGGTGATGGTCGCCCCGGATGGAACGACGGTCGCGCTCAAGATGCTCGACGGGAGCGGACGCGCGGCCACTGTCGTCGCGCTGCGCCTGCTCGAACGCGCGAACGCGCTGGCTTCTGCCGACGTGGCCGACGCGGTCTCGAAGCTTCCGCTGTCGATATCCGGCGGCGGGCAGGTGGTCGGGGCGATCCGCCCCGCCTTCTAAGCAGCTCCCACAAGGAGCGGAAAGGATCGATCGATGAGGATCAGCGTCCCCACGGAAGTGAAGAACAACGAGTACCGCGTGGCGTTGACCCCCGCGGGGGTGCACGATCTGGTCGCCGCCGGGCACGAGGTGTTCGTGCAGCGCGGCGCGGGCACCGGCTCGTCGATGCCCGACGCGGAGTACGAGGCGGCCGGTGCGATGATGCTCGCCGACGCGGCCGAGGTCTGGGCACGCGCCGAACTGCTGCTCAAGGTCAAGGAGCCGATCGCGAGCGAGTACCCGTTCTTCCGTGACGATCTCGTCCTGTTCACCTACCTGCACCTGGCCGCCGACCGGCCGCTCACCGATCGCCTCGTCGCCGATCGCGTGACCGCGATCGCGTACGAGACCGTGCAGCTCGCCGGTGGCGGACTGCCACTGCTCGCTCCGATGAGCGAGGTCGCCGGGCGCCTGGCGCCGATCGTCGGAGCATCGACGCTGATGCGCTCCGCCGGCGGCCTGGGCCTCCTGATGTCAGGGGTCCCCGGGACGCGGCCCGCGCGCGTGACGGTGATCGGCGGGGGGGTCGCCGGAGCAAACTCGGCCGTGATCGCCGCGGGCATGGGCGCGGACGTCACGATCTTCGACACGAACATCCAGCGACTGCGTTTCCTCGACGACCACTTCCAGGGACGCGTCAAGACCGCGGCATCCAATCCCCTCGACCTCGATCGCGCGGTGGTGGACTCCGACCTCGTCATCGGCTCGGTGCTGATCCCGGGCGCCAAGGCCCCGAAGCTCGTCACGAACGAGATGGTGTCACGGATGCGCCCCGGCAGCGTGCTCGTGGACATCGCCGTCGATCAGGGCGGGTGCTTCGAGGACACGCACCCGACCACACACGCCGATCCGACGTTCCTCGTGCACGGCAGCGTCTTCTACTGCGTCGCGAACATGCCCGGCGCCGTTCCGAACACCTCCACGTCGGCGCTCACCAACGCGACACTCCCCTACATCCGCCAGATCTCCCGCCGCGGCTGGCGGGATGCGCTCGGAGCGGATGCCGCGCTGGCGGCGGGTCTGAACACCCATGGCGGATCGGTGATCAACGCCGGCGTCGCCACCGCGCACGGCCTGGCGGCCGCGCCGCTCGCGGAGGCTCTTCTCAGCTGAGCCCGCCGTCGATCGAGCGGCTGTACTCGGCAGGCTCATCCGGCACGAGGACCTCGGTGTCGCGGTTGAGGCTCTCGCCGCGGAAGAATGGCTTCGCCCGTGGGAAGAAGAACCACAGGAACATCAGCAGCACGCCGAACGCGAGCGATCCGATGCCCAGCACGAATGTTCCGCCGATGCCCAGCAGCACCGTGTAGCCGTAGTCGACGTCGTACATGTCGATCGCCGACTGCACGAACGCGTACGTGAGCATCAGAGCGCCCAGCAGCGGGAGCAGGAACCGGTAGAAGAAGTTGCGCGTCGAGTTGAACAGTTCCTTACGGAAATACCAGACGCACGCGTAGCCGGTGATGCCGTAGTAGAACGCGATGGCGAGCCCCAGCGAGAGGATCGAGTCTTGCAGGATGTTGTCGCTGATGAGCGTCATGCCGACGTAGTACACCGAGGCGACTATCCCCATGACGAGAGTGGAGAACGACGGCGTCTTGTAGCGCGGGTGGACGGTGGCGAAGCGCCGGGGAAGCGCCTTGTATGCGGCCATCGCGAGGGTTCCGCGTGCCGTCGGGAGGATGGTGGTCTGCGTGGAGGAGATGGCCGAGATCATCACCGAGACGACCAGCACCCAGCCGATCGGGCCGAGGAGCCCGTCTTTGATGGCGAGGAAGAAGTCGTCGGCGTTGGCCTCGTTGCCCAGCCCGGTGCCGGTGTCGCCGAGGCCGGCGTACATCATCGCCGCAACGGTGACGCCGACGTAGGTGACCAGCAGGATGACCGTGGTCAGCAGTGCTGCGCGTCCAGGGATGCGCTTCGGGCCGCGCGTCTCCTCGTTCAAGGCGAGGCACGTGTCCCAGCCCCAGTAGATGAACAGGGCGAGCAGGATCGCCTGGGTGAAGCCACCCCAATCGGTGAAGGCCAGCGGGTTGAACCACGACCAGTCGAACGGGGTCGGGTTCGGCGCGGTCCCGGCGAAGAACTGCCAGAGCGCGGCCACCACGAAGATGGCCAGTGCGAGGTACTGGATGCCGAGCAGGATGTTCTGGATCCGCTCGCCGATCTCCACCCCGCGCCAGCTGACCCAGGTCATCAGGGCGATGAAGAACACGCCCGTGGCCGTCACGAGGGGGACGTTGTCCGAGAGCAGTGCGTCTTCCGAGGACCTGATGATGCCGTCGATCAGCGCCCAGAAGTAGATGCCTGCGATCTGGGCGAGGTTGGCGAGAACCACCATGCCGGCCACGGCGACACCCCAGCCACCCAACCAGCCGACCCAGGGGCCGAAGGCCTTGGTCCCCCACGTGAACGTCGTGCCGCAGTCGGGCACCGCGGTGTTCAGCTCGCGGTAGGCGAACGCGATGAACAGCATCGGGATGAACGCGATGACGAATGCGATCGGCGCCTGGGCCCCCACGGCCAGCACGACGAACCCGAGGGTCGCGACGAGCGAATACACCGGTGCGGTGGAGGCGAGGCCGATCACCGTCGAGCCCCACAGACCGAGCGTGCCGGCTGCGAGACCTTTTCCGTCGGGTCGGGCAAGGTCTATCGGAGTGGTTGCCACATGCTGAACGTACGGTGACGGACGACATACGGTCAAGCGCGCGAGGCCGAGGGGGCAGTGCCGGTCGGCAACTGGATCCGCTCCGGGGATGCGCCGGCGCTGATCAG
This portion of the Microbacterium pygmaeum genome encodes:
- a CDS encoding asparaginase — encoded protein: MPQTFPVADAVELAVVERSGFVESRHAGAAIVLAPDGIITATLGDTGSPILPRSSLKPLQALACLSAGAPLDGERLALATASHSGTDRHVAVVRDILGTAGVGEDALGCPAAWAGDQPTRDEMVRDGAQPARIRMNCSGKHAAMLLTCVTNAWDPAGYLDPQHPLQLHIREVAERLVGERFTDTAVDGCGAPVYAMSLAGLAKAIHRVGTASERSPFALHRSAGTLVRAVREHPWTIDGPGRPDTVVIERLGVFAKGGAEGVMVMVAPDGTTVALKMLDGSGRAATVVALRLLERANALASADVADAVSKLPLSISGGGQVVGAIRPAF
- a CDS encoding APC family permease; the protein is MATTPIDLARPDGKGLAAGTLGLWGSTVIGLASTAPVYSLVATLGFVVLAVGAQAPIAFVIAFIPMLFIAFAYRELNTAVPDCGTTFTWGTKAFGPWVGWLGGWGVAVAGMVVLANLAQIAGIYFWALIDGIIRSSEDALLSDNVPLVTATGVFFIALMTWVSWRGVEIGERIQNILLGIQYLALAIFVVAALWQFFAGTAPNPTPFDWSWFNPLAFTDWGGFTQAILLALFIYWGWDTCLALNEETRGPKRIPGRAALLTTVILLVTYVGVTVAAMMYAGLGDTGTGLGNEANADDFFLAIKDGLLGPIGWVLVVSVMISAISSTQTTILPTARGTLAMAAYKALPRRFATVHPRYKTPSFSTLVMGIVASVYYVGMTLISDNILQDSILSLGLAIAFYYGITGYACVWYFRKELFNSTRNFFYRFLLPLLGALMLTYAFVQSAIDMYDVDYGYTVLLGIGGTFVLGIGSLAFGVLLMFLWFFFPRAKPFFRGESLNRDTEVLVPDEPAEYSRSIDGGLS
- the ald gene encoding alanine dehydrogenase, which produces MRISVPTEVKNNEYRVALTPAGVHDLVAAGHEVFVQRGAGTGSSMPDAEYEAAGAMMLADAAEVWARAELLLKVKEPIASEYPFFRDDLVLFTYLHLAADRPLTDRLVADRVTAIAYETVQLAGGGLPLLAPMSEVAGRLAPIVGASTLMRSAGGLGLLMSGVPGTRPARVTVIGGGVAGANSAVIAAGMGADVTIFDTNIQRLRFLDDHFQGRVKTAASNPLDLDRAVVDSDLVIGSVLIPGAKAPKLVTNEMVSRMRPGSVLVDIAVDQGGCFEDTHPTTHADPTFLVHGSVFYCVANMPGAVPNTSTSALTNATLPYIRQISRRGWRDALGADAALAAGLNTHGGSVINAGVATAHGLAAAPLAEALLS